In Oscillatoria acuminata PCC 6304, a single window of DNA contains:
- a CDS encoding RNA-guided endonuclease InsQ/TnpB family protein, producing the protein MSAWLSLHTKTDWQDMPDGTTGLTCFDAGANKTGVNSWFSIRQVSVQNEKWLRTSSPSSTALAPDSPEQVNTKLRSKKIRIYPSPELNKVWRKWLAACRYCYNQAIALSRSGKRLSKLKLRNEVMQSDLPAWVKETPCHIRQNAIFDAYLAWIASPGARFRSCRDSSQAIKFNDANFSLGSWYPRLTKGLTFTASEPIPKTCDQGTQLVFAKGRWFAVFPEPVAVTSTEATGVIALDPGVRTFMTGFDGSRFLEFGSGDIGRITRLCQHLDDLMSRIAKEPNRSRRRRMRQAAQRMRTKIRNLVDEAHKQIAHYLTRNYSVIFLPTFETSNMVAKVKRKIRSKTARAMLTWAHYRFKLTLRHQAEITGTTVVDVTEEYTSKTCTHCGHLHSKLGGSKVFRCPECGFTLPRDWNGAFGIFLKALRDTASVTFNGDSAVVALPGNNRTNVA; encoded by the coding sequence ATGTCCGCATGGTTGTCATTGCACACAAAGACCGATTGGCAAGATATGCCTGACGGCACAACAGGTTTGACTTGTTTCGATGCGGGAGCGAACAAAACAGGTGTAAACTCGTGGTTCTCAATCAGACAAGTCTCAGTCCAGAATGAGAAATGGTTGAGGACTTCCTCGCCATCCTCTACGGCTTTAGCTCCCGACTCTCCGGAGCAGGTAAATACAAAACTCAGGTCAAAGAAGATCCGGATTTACCCCAGTCCTGAACTAAATAAAGTCTGGCGTAAATGGCTGGCGGCTTGTCGATACTGCTACAACCAAGCAATTGCATTGTCCAGGAGTGGTAAACGACTAAGCAAACTGAAATTACGCAATGAAGTGATGCAGAGTGATTTACCTGCATGGGTCAAAGAAACACCCTGCCACATTCGGCAAAATGCCATATTTGATGCCTATCTCGCCTGGATAGCCAGTCCTGGCGCAAGGTTTAGAAGTTGTCGTGACAGTTCTCAAGCAATTAAGTTCAATGATGCTAATTTCTCTTTAGGGAGTTGGTATCCAAGACTAACGAAAGGATTGACTTTTACCGCTTCTGAACCTATCCCTAAAACTTGTGACCAAGGGACTCAGTTGGTGTTTGCCAAAGGTCGATGGTTTGCGGTTTTCCCTGAACCTGTTGCCGTTACCTCAACTGAAGCTACTGGCGTGATTGCATTAGATCCGGGCGTCCGAACTTTTATGACCGGGTTTGATGGTTCACGATTTTTAGAATTTGGCTCCGGAGATATAGGACGCATCACTCGGCTATGCCAACATCTGGATGATTTGATGAGCAGAATCGCCAAGGAACCTAATCGTTCACGGCGACGCCGGATGAGGCAAGCGGCTCAACGAATGAGAACCAAAATCCGCAATCTAGTTGATGAGGCCCACAAACAAATTGCTCACTACTTGACTCGTAACTACAGTGTAATTTTTCTGCCGACCTTCGAGACTTCCAACATGGTTGCCAAGGTGAAGCGGAAAATCAGATCTAAGACTGCCCGAGCAATGCTAACTTGGGCGCATTATCGATTCAAACTAACCCTGAGACATCAAGCGGAAATAACTGGAACCACAGTTGTAGATGTGACCGAAGAATACACCAGTAAAACCTGTACTCACTGTGGTCACCTTCATTCTAAACTAGGTGGCTCAAAAGTGTTCCGTTGTCCTGAGTGTGGTTTCACTCTACCACGAGACTGGAATGGTGCTTTTGGAATCTTTCTAAAAGCTTTGCGGGATACCGCCTCTGTTACCTTCAACGGTGATAGTGCTGTCGTCGCATTGCCCGGGAACAACCGGACAAATGTCGCGTAA
- a CDS encoding helix-turn-helix domain-containing protein, producing the protein MSSRKLSESDKSDIIDLYRQPGETTLTLASRYGVSSSTISRILKSTLSEELDLITG; encoded by the coding sequence ATGAGTTCTCGAAAACTATCTGAATCTGACAAAAGCGACATTATCGACCTGTATCGACAGCCTGGAGAAACGACTTTAACCCTGGCGAGTCGTTATGGTGTCAGTAGCTCGACAATTAGCCGCATCCTCAAAAGCACGTTATCCGAAGAGCTTGATTTAATCACAGGTTAG
- a CDS encoding 3'(2'),5'-bisphosphate nucleotidase CysQ family protein: MSKSKQLGTPMMDNRLGKLEEIGAIARRIGWGSADILTYYHTDAAGKLKVREKKDGPVTNADVAANEYILQKLRIAFGSLEFGYLSEESYQSHSNGDRRDHQWVWIIDPIDGTRAYIQQNPNYAVHIALVHEGQPVVAVVAVPSAQKLYYAQRGGGAFVENRSGDRTPVRVSSRDRLEDLCLLTRRTHKGEKLDQLLQRLPCQTQQYMGSIGCKIAAIVEQQVDGFISLSGRGAPKDWDFAAPELILTEAGGRLTFVDGTPLRYNQKDVNQWGCAIASNAHCHEALCHEVEQILGTL; this comes from the coding sequence ATGAGCAAAAGCAAACAGTTAGGAACACCGATGATGGACAATCGCTTAGGGAAATTGGAGGAGATAGGAGCGATCGCCCGGAGGATTGGTTGGGGGAGTGCGGATATTCTGACCTATTATCATACCGATGCCGCAGGGAAACTGAAGGTGAGGGAAAAAAAAGATGGTCCCGTCACCAATGCTGATGTAGCAGCCAACGAGTATATCTTGCAAAAATTACGGATTGCCTTTGGCAGTCTGGAGTTTGGCTATCTGAGTGAGGAAAGTTATCAATCCCATAGTAATGGCGATCGCCGGGATCACCAGTGGGTTTGGATTATTGACCCCATCGATGGCACCCGCGCCTACATTCAGCAAAACCCGAATTATGCGGTCCATATTGCCTTAGTCCATGAGGGACAACCCGTCGTGGCAGTGGTGGCAGTCCCTTCCGCCCAGAAATTATATTATGCCCAGCGTGGAGGGGGGGCCTTTGTGGAAAACCGTTCCGGCGATCGCACCCCAGTCCGAGTCTCGTCCCGCGATCGCCTCGAAGACTTATGCCTACTGACTCGACGGACCCACAAAGGAGAGAAATTGGACCAACTCTTGCAACGCTTACCCTGCCAAACCCAACAATATATGGGCAGTATCGGGTGCAAAATTGCCGCCATTGTAGAACAGCAGGTGGATGGGTTTATTTCTCTCTCCGGCAGAGGTGCGCCCAAAGATTGGGACTTTGCGGCCCCAGAGTTAATTTTGACCGAAGCAGGGGGCCGGTTAACCTTTGTCGATGGGACCCCGTTGCGCTACAACCAAAAAGATGTGAATCAGTGGGGCTGCGCGATCGCCAGTAATGCTCATTGCCACGAAGCATTATGTCATGAAGTCGAGCAGATTTTGGGGACACTCTAA
- a CDS encoding hemolysin family protein — protein MISSPLPHLVLAVSQLQPLLGNVWLDVGVLMFMLVLSAMFSGSETAITALDNLKLRSLIKEQGDPHRIFTLVLHKRTRFITTLLVGNNLVNNFSAILTSNLFALWLGNAGLGVATAFVTLLVLIFGEITPKSLAINNVIPIFKVVVRPIYWLSQILSLFGIVQLLEKITQVMIRFVQGNHVQQGESLTDLQLMIEILGGRGQLDLYKHQLLNKALMLDSLSAREVVKPRIEMRTISHEATLQDLVDLCLETGYSRIPVQEESKDRIVGIVHLKRAIQQIRACQQEGIENGGVTLAMDPPVYVPETKRVADLLKEMLQQRLHIAIVVDEYGGTVGLLTLEDILEELVGEIYDESDWDNRIHRKGVLNVGPLGIRSNRGNSR, from the coding sequence GTGATTTCTTCACCTCTTCCTCATTTAGTTCTAGCTGTTTCTCAACTGCAACCCCTGTTAGGAAATGTTTGGCTTGATGTCGGGGTCCTGATGTTCATGCTGGTCCTTTCAGCAATGTTTTCCGGGTCAGAAACAGCGATTACCGCCCTCGATAATCTCAAATTGCGATCGCTGATCAAAGAGCAAGGGGACCCTCACCGCATTTTTACCTTAGTTCTGCACAAGCGGACTCGCTTTATTACCACCCTCCTCGTTGGCAATAACCTGGTCAATAATTTTTCTGCCATTTTGACCAGCAATCTGTTTGCCTTGTGGTTGGGAAACGCCGGATTAGGAGTAGCAACAGCCTTCGTCACCTTGTTAGTCCTGATTTTTGGGGAAATCACCCCCAAATCTTTAGCCATTAACAACGTAATTCCCATTTTTAAGGTAGTGGTGCGACCAATCTATTGGTTATCCCAGATACTCTCCTTGTTTGGGATCGTGCAGTTGCTCGAAAAAATCACCCAAGTGATGATTCGCTTCGTTCAGGGGAATCACGTTCAACAAGGAGAATCCTTAACCGATCTGCAACTGATGATTGAAATTCTCGGGGGTCGGGGTCAATTGGACTTGTACAAGCATCAGTTACTCAACAAAGCCCTGATGCTGGATAGCTTAAGCGCCCGGGAAGTCGTCAAACCTCGGATTGAAATGCGAACAATTTCCCATGAGGCGACGTTACAGGATTTGGTGGATTTGTGTTTAGAAACAGGCTATTCGCGGATTCCCGTCCAGGAGGAATCCAAAGATCGAATTGTCGGGATCGTTCACCTCAAGCGGGCCATTCAGCAAATTAGGGCCTGTCAACAGGAGGGCATCGAAAATGGGGGCGTGACCCTGGCGATGGATCCTCCGGTTTATGTCCCCGAGACCAAACGAGTAGCGGACTTACTTAAGGAGATGTTGCAACAGCGGCTGCATATTGCGATCGTCGTGGATGAGTACGGAGGAACCGTCGGGTTGTTGACCCTAGAAGATATTCTCGAAGAACTCGTCGGGGAAATTTACGATGAGAGTGATTGGGACAACCGGATCCACCGCAAAGGAGTCCTCAATGTCGGTCCCCTGGGCATTCGCAGCAACCGGGGGAATAGTCGATGA
- a CDS encoding class I SAM-dependent methyltransferase: MLLKPTQRTKLDESDDRLFYSLPRFVTHVDNGFIGQLTHLYGDRLKPNSRIFDMMSSWVSHLPPEMTFAHVEGHGLNEEELGKNRRLNHYFVQDLNDNPHLPLEDQSFDAVLNAVSVQYIQHPEVVFSEIHRILKPGGIAIISFSNRMFYQKAIQAWREGNEGSRVALVKRYFQAVEGFSNPEAIARKSDLPSILQFMGMGGGDPFYAIIAHRLPE; the protein is encoded by the coding sequence ATGTTGTTAAAACCGACCCAACGCACGAAACTCGATGAATCCGACGATCGCCTGTTCTATTCCCTCCCCCGGTTCGTCACCCATGTGGATAATGGATTTATCGGCCAACTCACCCATCTTTATGGCGATCGCCTCAAACCCAACAGCCGCATCTTCGATATGATGAGTTCCTGGGTTTCCCATCTCCCCCCAGAGATGACCTTTGCTCATGTAGAAGGTCATGGGCTCAATGAAGAGGAACTAGGGAAAAATCGCCGTCTTAACCATTATTTTGTTCAAGATCTCAACGACAATCCCCACCTCCCCCTAGAGGACCAAAGTTTTGATGCGGTCCTGAATGCGGTTTCGGTCCAATATATCCAACATCCCGAAGTGGTGTTTAGCGAAATTCACCGCATCCTGAAACCCGGTGGCATTGCCATTATTAGTTTTTCCAATCGAATGTTTTATCAAAAAGCAATTCAAGCATGGCGCGAGGGGAACGAAGGGTCTCGCGTTGCCCTGGTAAAACGTTACTTTCAGGCAGTGGAAGGGTTTTCTAACCCGGAAGCGATCGCTCGCAAGTCCGATCTGCCTTCTATTTTGCAGTTTATGGGCATGGGCGGTGGCGACCCGTTTTATGCAATTATCGCCCATCGTTTACCCGAATAA
- the rsmI gene encoding 16S rRNA (cytidine(1402)-2'-O)-methyltransferase gives MEIDSKLGTLYIVGTPIGNLEDMTFRAVRILQEVDAIAAEDTRHTGKLLHHFQIKTPQISYHEHNRQQRIPELVNRLVEGAAIALVTDAGMPGISDPGYELVKACLENGIGVVPIPGPSACITAISAAGLPASRFTFEGFLPAKGKERQQQLQGLKGETRAMVLYESPHRLLKTLRDLEKILGGSRALVLGRELTKLHEEFWRGTIAEAVAHYGDNCQPKGEFTLVIDGGDCATPVFSEESLKAALQTAIAQGLTRSEATRQLAEETELPRRQIYQLAIGLDEQNAEDL, from the coding sequence ATGGAAATTGATTCAAAACTCGGCACACTTTATATCGTGGGAACGCCCATTGGGAACTTGGAAGATATGACATTCCGGGCGGTCCGAATTTTGCAGGAAGTTGATGCGATCGCCGCTGAAGATACCCGGCACACGGGAAAATTATTGCATCATTTTCAAATTAAAACGCCACAAATTAGCTATCACGAACATAACCGGCAACAGCGAATTCCAGAATTAGTGAATCGGTTAGTAGAAGGTGCGGCGATCGCCCTCGTCACCGATGCCGGAATGCCCGGAATCTCTGATCCCGGATATGAACTCGTCAAAGCTTGTCTGGAAAATGGAATTGGGGTCGTGCCCATTCCCGGACCTAGTGCCTGCATTACGGCGATTAGTGCAGCGGGTTTACCTGCCTCTCGATTTACCTTTGAGGGGTTTCTACCCGCGAAGGGAAAAGAACGACAGCAGCAATTGCAGGGGTTAAAGGGAGAGACGAGGGCGATGGTGCTTTATGAATCGCCCCATCGGTTGCTCAAAACATTACGGGATTTAGAGAAAATCTTGGGGGGCAGTCGCGCCTTGGTGTTAGGGCGAGAGTTAACGAAGCTGCATGAAGAGTTTTGGCGGGGAACAATTGCCGAAGCCGTAGCACATTATGGCGACAATTGTCAACCCAAAGGAGAATTTACCTTAGTCATAGACGGGGGCGACTGCGCAACCCCCGTTTTTTCAGAAGAGAGCCTCAAGGCGGCATTACAAACTGCGATCGCCCAGGGACTCACCCGATCCGAAGCCACCCGGCAGTTGGCAGAGGAAACCGAACTTCCCCGTCGCCAGATTTATCAACTGGCGATCGGTCTAGATGAGCAAAATGCCGAGGACCTGTAA
- a CDS encoding Npun_F0813 family protein: protein MFILKRQDVEITGIQHPKTGQQIPILNYQGQTFRLINVFSAQQADEARAFWRDLTDNRGKACVLLEETDRYSVWGKIRLDQLTDDAHGGVAAAPLYTQACLLMLQAVFFDIEDLLGNRQAGSFEKDIAETFKKWRFPQAESPDAVNQLLNMDPLGGAQVPSWQEHHLNTLLQELYRLGKAYFGNTSFVERALDILEDMPSAERKQFRDWLGQSPLGEMWSLS from the coding sequence ATGTTTATTCTGAAACGGCAGGATGTTGAAATAACGGGTATTCAGCACCCAAAAACGGGTCAGCAAATACCGATTTTGAACTATCAAGGTCAGACCTTTCGCTTAATTAACGTATTTAGCGCTCAACAGGCGGATGAGGCAAGGGCCTTCTGGAGGGACCTAACGGATAACCGTGGGAAAGCTTGCGTACTGCTTGAAGAGACCGATCGATACAGTGTTTGGGGAAAAATCCGTCTGGACCAGTTGACAGATGATGCTCATGGAGGGGTAGCAGCAGCGCCCCTGTACACCCAAGCCTGTCTTTTAATGTTGCAAGCGGTTTTCTTTGATATAGAAGACTTGCTGGGCAATCGCCAAGCGGGTTCATTTGAAAAAGACATTGCTGAGACCTTTAAAAAATGGCGTTTCCCTCAAGCGGAATCACCGGATGCGGTCAACCAGTTGCTCAATATGGACCCCTTGGGCGGCGCTCAAGTCCCGTCTTGGCAAGAGCATCATTTGAATACCCTGTTGCAAGAACTCTATCGCTTGGGCAAAGCCTATTTTGGGAATACCAGCTTTGTAGAACGAGCTTTAGATATCTTGGAAGATATGCCCTCAGCCGAACGCAAACAGTTTAGAGATTGGCTTGGACAATCTCCCCTCGGTGAGATGTGGTCCCTGTCTTAA
- a CDS encoding IS607 family transposase → MVRYVTPKEAAFILGVHERILQGWDENGSIETIRTPAGLIRYNVESYAAFSGSDKRKVVIYTRVSSRAQQSDLNRQVAGLSSLYPEAEVIAEIGGGLNFTEKKMLTLLGQVLSGNVRMVVIAHKDRLARYA, encoded by the coding sequence ATTGTCAGATATGTCACGCCCAAAGAAGCAGCGTTCATCCTTGGAGTCCACGAAAGAATACTCCAAGGATGGGATGAAAATGGATCAATCGAGACCATCAGAACTCCTGCTGGGCTCATACGATACAACGTTGAGTCTTATGCTGCCTTCTCAGGCAGTGACAAACGTAAAGTCGTTATCTATACCAGAGTTAGTAGTCGCGCCCAGCAAAGCGACCTCAACCGACAGGTTGCCGGACTCTCAAGCCTGTATCCCGAAGCCGAAGTTATCGCAGAAATCGGAGGTGGACTCAACTTCACAGAAAAGAAAATGCTTACCTTATTGGGACAAGTTCTGTCAGGAAATGTCCGCATGGTTGTCATTGCACACAAAGACCGATTGGCAAGATATGCCTGA
- the rimO gene encoding 30S ribosomal protein S12 methylthiotransferase RimO yields MGNKPTIAISHLGCEKNRIDTEHILGLLVQAGYSVDTDEEVADYVIVNTCSFIQSAREESVRTLVELAEANKKIVITGCMAQHFQEQLFDELPEAVAVVGTGDYNKIVEVIERVEVGERVTEISAEPTYIADETTPRYRTTTEGVAYLRVAEGCDYRCAFCIIPHLRGNQRSRTIESIVAEAQQLAAEGVQEIILISQITTNYGLDLYGEPRLAELLRALGEVDVPWIRMHYAYPTGLTPKVLRAIRETPNVLPYLDLPLQHSHPEVLRAMNRPWQAGVNDRIIEGIKAAVPDAVLRTTFIVGFPGETDEHFDHLYQFVQRHEFDHVGVFTFSPEEGTPAYTLPNQLPQEVMDERRDALMELQQPISLKKNQGEVGKVVDVLIEQEHPETGELIGRSARFAPEVDGLVYVRGNARLGSRVPVAIASADVYDLYGHVATVADLVQRESIALG; encoded by the coding sequence ATGGGCAACAAGCCAACCATTGCTATCTCTCATCTAGGGTGCGAGAAAAATCGCATTGACACCGAACATATTCTGGGTCTGTTGGTACAAGCAGGCTACTCGGTGGATACCGATGAAGAAGTAGCAGATTACGTCATCGTCAACACTTGTAGTTTTATTCAATCGGCTCGTGAAGAGTCAGTCCGGACGCTGGTAGAACTGGCGGAGGCGAACAAAAAAATCGTCATTACCGGATGCATGGCGCAACATTTCCAGGAACAACTGTTTGATGAACTGCCCGAAGCAGTTGCAGTTGTGGGAACTGGGGATTATAATAAAATCGTAGAAGTGATTGAACGAGTCGAAGTCGGCGAGCGAGTCACAGAGATTTCCGCAGAACCGACTTATATCGCCGATGAGACGACACCGCGCTACCGGACGACTACCGAAGGTGTAGCGTACCTGCGGGTCGCGGAGGGATGTGATTACCGCTGTGCATTTTGCATCATTCCGCATCTTCGGGGAAACCAGCGATCGCGCACCATCGAGTCCATCGTAGCGGAAGCCCAGCAATTGGCAGCCGAGGGCGTCCAAGAAATTATTTTAATTTCTCAAATTACCACCAACTATGGGTTAGACCTATACGGTGAACCCAGACTGGCGGAACTGCTGCGTGCATTGGGCGAGGTAGATGTCCCCTGGATTCGGATGCACTACGCCTATCCTACGGGACTGACCCCGAAAGTGCTGCGGGCGATTCGGGAAACCCCCAACGTGCTGCCGTACTTAGATTTACCGTTGCAACACTCCCATCCAGAAGTGCTGCGGGCGATGAATCGGCCCTGGCAAGCGGGGGTCAATGATCGGATTATCGAGGGAATTAAAGCAGCGGTGCCGGATGCGGTGTTGCGAACCACCTTTATTGTGGGATTCCCCGGCGAAACCGACGAACATTTTGATCACCTGTATCAGTTTGTTCAACGTCATGAGTTCGATCATGTCGGCGTGTTTACCTTCTCCCCGGAAGAAGGAACCCCTGCCTATACGCTCCCCAATCAACTCCCGCAAGAGGTGATGGATGAACGGCGGGATGCCTTGATGGAATTGCAGCAGCCGATTTCACTGAAGAAAAATCAAGGGGAAGTCGGTAAGGTTGTAGACGTATTAATCGAACAAGAACACCCCGAAACTGGGGAGTTAATAGGCCGATCGGCGCGATTTGCGCCAGAAGTGGATGGGTTGGTCTATGTTCGAGGAAATGCACGTCTGGGTTCCAGGGTGCCGGTGGCGATCGCCAGTGCTGACGTTTACGACCTCTACGGTCATGTTGCCACGGTAGCTGACCTCGTGCAACGGGAATCAATTGCCCTCGGTTAA
- a CDS encoding sugar kinase, whose protein sequence is MEESADLKREDETLKKQGLFVGLVTLDVIYLTAGVPQNNQKMVATDSMINAGGPATNAAIAFSYLGNDSTLLAAVGQHPLTAIVYGELEQYGVAIADLDPHRTEPPPLSSIIVTEATGDRAVISINATKSQILGDRLPLDSWSKFNIVLIDGHQMSISQRIAQLMHPQTIPVVLDGGSWKPGFETLLPFVDYALCSSNFYPPNCHNASEVFTYLANLGIPHIAITNGEFPIQYLSQGIPGWVEVPQVKSVDTLGAGDIFHGAFCHYILQETFPRALASAAKIASGACEVFGTRNWMNFT, encoded by the coding sequence ATGGAAGAATCGGCTGACCTGAAACGAGAGGATGAAACCCTGAAAAAACAGGGATTGTTTGTGGGGTTAGTCACCCTGGACGTGATTTATTTAACCGCAGGAGTGCCGCAGAACAATCAAAAAATGGTGGCGACTGACTCGATGATTAATGCTGGGGGACCGGCAACCAATGCGGCGATCGCCTTTAGCTATCTGGGCAATGACTCGACCCTCCTCGCGGCAGTCGGACAACATCCCCTCACCGCCATTGTTTATGGGGAATTAGAGCAGTATGGGGTGGCGATCGCCGATTTAGACCCCCACCGTACCGAACCCCCACCCCTGTCTTCGATTATTGTCACCGAAGCAACCGGCGATCGGGCGGTTATTTCCATCAATGCCACAAAATCTCAAATCCTGGGCGATCGTCTACCCCTTGATTCCTGGTCCAAGTTTAACATAGTTCTCATCGATGGACATCAAATGTCCATCAGTCAACGGATCGCCCAACTCATGCACCCCCAAACCATCCCCGTTGTCCTAGATGGAGGAAGCTGGAAACCCGGATTTGAAACCCTTCTCCCCTTCGTGGATTATGCCTTATGTTCCAGTAATTTTTATCCCCCAAACTGCCACAATGCCTCGGAAGTTTTCACCTATCTTGCCAACCTGGGAATTCCCCATATTGCTATTACGAATGGGGAATTCCCCATTCAATACCTAAGTCAGGGTATCCCCGGTTGGGTAGAAGTTCCTCAAGTCAAATCCGTGGATACATTAGGGGCCGGTGATATTTTTCATGGGGCATTTTGTCATTATATTTTACAAGAAACCTTTCCCAGGGCTTTAGCTTCTGCGGCAAAAATTGCCTCCGGCGCTTGTGAAGTCTTTGGGACACGCAACTGGATGAACTTCACCTAA
- a CDS encoding DEAD/DEAH box helicase yields MTVSFQSLGLSEERVQQLEKLGFTEPSPIQEQAIPKLMAGQDVAGQAQTGTGKTAAFSLPILEQMDVNDKNVQALILAPTRELAIQVSNAIRELTDDRRVRIFAVYGGSSIERQIQRLERGVQIVVGTPGRVLDLLNRGHLKLDTLTHLVLDEADEMLSMGFIDDVEKILARAPKDRQTAFFSATMEPSIRKLMNKFMRDPVTVKIDQQKSTPKQIDQVIYMVPRGWSKSRALLPILELEDPETAIVFVRTRRAAAELTSQLQAAGHSVDEYHGDLNQSQRERLIDRFRKQQVRWIVATDIAARGLDVDHLTHVINYDLPDQVESYVHRIGRTGRAGREGTAISLIQPFDRRKLQQIERHLRQTLKIRSIPTRSQIEARHLEKLQSQVREILSGERLASFLPIVAQLSEEYDPHTIAAAALQMAYDRTRPNWANNISEDAPEEDNYSDKRYDDRGDRSSRSFSKPIKRSKPRNSSSREPIGERQ; encoded by the coding sequence ATGACTGTTTCATTTCAAAGTTTAGGTCTTTCAGAAGAGCGCGTACAACAACTAGAAAAACTTGGTTTTACCGAACCGAGCCCCATTCAAGAACAAGCCATTCCTAAACTGATGGCAGGACAGGATGTAGCCGGACAAGCCCAAACGGGAACCGGCAAAACTGCGGCATTTTCTCTGCCCATTTTGGAGCAGATGGATGTTAACGACAAGAATGTTCAAGCGCTGATTCTGGCCCCAACCCGGGAACTGGCGATTCAAGTCAGTAATGCGATTCGCGAATTAACCGACGATCGCCGAGTCCGGATTTTTGCCGTGTACGGTGGGTCCTCCATTGAGCGCCAAATTCAGCGCTTGGAACGAGGGGTTCAGATTGTGGTCGGTACCCCCGGACGGGTTCTGGATTTACTCAACCGTGGGCATCTCAAACTGGATACCCTCACCCATCTCGTCCTCGATGAAGCGGACGAAATGCTGAGTATGGGCTTTATTGACGATGTGGAAAAAATCCTCGCTCGCGCCCCCAAGGACCGTCAAACGGCCTTCTTCTCCGCCACGATGGAACCCTCCATTCGTAAGCTGATGAATAAGTTCATGCGCGATCCGGTGACGGTGAAGATTGACCAACAGAAATCAACGCCGAAGCAGATCGACCAAGTAATCTACATGGTCCCTCGCGGCTGGTCCAAATCTCGGGCCTTACTGCCAATTTTAGAATTGGAAGACCCCGAAACGGCGATCGTCTTTGTCCGCACCCGACGGGCGGCGGCTGAACTCACCAGCCAATTGCAAGCGGCAGGTCACAGTGTGGATGAATACCACGGGGACCTTAACCAGTCCCAGCGGGAACGGTTAATCGATCGCTTCCGCAAGCAACAAGTGCGCTGGATTGTCGCCACGGATATTGCCGCACGAGGTTTAGATGTGGATCACCTGACCCACGTGATTAACTACGATTTACCGGATCAAGTGGAAAGCTACGTCCACCGGATCGGACGCACGGGTCGCGCCGGTCGTGAAGGGACTGCTATTTCCCTGATTCAGCCCTTTGACCGGCGCAAGCTCCAACAAATTGAGCGGCACCTGCGTCAAACTCTGAAGATTCGCTCGATTCCGACTCGCTCTCAAATTGAGGCGCGGCATCTGGAAAAACTGCAATCTCAAGTTCGGGAAATTCTCAGTGGCGAGCGTTTGGCTTCGTTCCTGCCCATCGTCGCTCAACTGAGTGAAGAGTATGACCCCCACACGATCGCGGCAGCAGCCCTGCAAATGGCTTACGATCGCACTCGTCCCAACTGGGCGAACAATATCTCGGAAGATGCGCCGGAAGAAGATAACTATTCTGACAAGCGCTATGACGACCGTGGCGATCGCTCCTCTCGGTCTTTCTCGAAGCCGATCAAGCGCTCAAAACCTCGTAACTCTTCGTCGCGAGAGCCCATTGGCGAACGTCAGTAG